In Pontiella desulfatans, one DNA window encodes the following:
- a CDS encoding sulfatase-like hydrolase/transferase: MKSLLISLLLTTAAFAADKPNVILIMADDVSWECFGCYGAEDYQTPNIDALAAKGIRFKHAYSAPICTPSRVKIMTGQYNFRNYTHFGYLNPNDKTFGHMMQAAGYKTAVAGKWQLNGLYHQAEDCMDNTRPFKAGFNEYCLWQLTEGKGAKGRGGERFWCPPLEHNGKFLTKEDNAGKYGPDMMSDFVCDFIERNQDVPFFVYYPTVLVHDPFVPTPDTIGDTPRTHDANKSTKGAAKQNFVAMVNYLDKLVGKIVAKVEEVGQLENTIIMFTADNGTNKGITSRWDGRKIQGGKGGTTDMGTHVPFVAYWKGHTPKGAVLDDLIDFTDFYTTIADAAGVGLGADDPIDGRSFLPQLKGEKGNPRDWTLCHYQPYWGSFKGQQFVRDQQFKLYRDGGFYNVPEDLEQRNNLAVGQAGERGETARRQLGEVLETAPPAPPVQGGKAAKVRPTNPDWKNIVDPND; the protein is encoded by the coding sequence ATGAAATCCCTACTCATCTCGCTTTTACTCACGACCGCGGCCTTTGCTGCCGACAAGCCCAACGTGATTCTGATCATGGCCGACGACGTGAGTTGGGAGTGTTTCGGTTGCTATGGCGCGGAGGATTATCAAACGCCGAACATCGATGCGCTCGCGGCCAAGGGCATCCGGTTCAAGCACGCCTATTCGGCACCGATCTGCACGCCATCGCGCGTGAAGATCATGACGGGGCAGTACAACTTCCGCAACTACACCCATTTCGGCTACCTCAACCCGAACGATAAAACTTTCGGCCATATGATGCAGGCCGCGGGCTACAAGACCGCGGTGGCCGGCAAGTGGCAGCTCAACGGGTTGTACCACCAGGCCGAAGACTGCATGGACAACACCCGCCCCTTCAAGGCGGGGTTCAATGAATATTGCCTTTGGCAGCTCACCGAGGGCAAAGGCGCCAAGGGGCGCGGCGGCGAACGCTTCTGGTGTCCGCCGCTGGAGCACAACGGCAAGTTCCTGACGAAGGAGGACAATGCCGGGAAATATGGCCCCGACATGATGTCGGACTTCGTTTGCGACTTTATCGAGCGCAACCAGGATGTTCCGTTTTTCGTCTACTATCCCACCGTGCTGGTTCACGATCCGTTCGTACCCACGCCCGACACCATCGGCGACACCCCCCGGACGCACGACGCCAACAAAAGCACCAAGGGGGCCGCCAAACAAAACTTCGTTGCCATGGTCAACTACTTGGACAAGCTCGTCGGCAAGATTGTGGCGAAGGTGGAAGAGGTTGGGCAGCTCGAGAACACCATCATCATGTTCACCGCCGACAACGGCACGAACAAAGGCATTACCTCGCGCTGGGATGGCCGCAAGATCCAGGGCGGAAAAGGCGGCACCACCGACATGGGCACGCATGTCCCGTTCGTCGCCTACTGGAAGGGCCACACGCCCAAGGGTGCGGTGCTCGACGACCTGATCGACTTTACCGATTTCTACACCACCATCGCCGACGCGGCCGGAGTCGGGCTCGGCGCGGACGACCCGATCGACGGCCGCAGCTTCCTGCCGCAACTCAAGGGCGAAAAGGGAAATCCGCGCGACTGGACACTCTGCCACTACCAACCCTACTGGGGCAGCTTCAAGGGGCAGCAGTTTGTGCGCGACCAGCAGTTCAAGCTCTACCGCGACGGAGGCTTCTACAACGTACCCGAGGATCTTGAACAGCGGAACAACCTCGCCGTCGGCCAAGCCGGTGAGCGTGGCGAAACCGCCCGCCGTCAACTTGGGGAAGTGCTCGAAACCGCGCCGCCCGCACCGCCCGTTCAAGGCGGCAAAGCCGCAAAGGTTCGTCCAACAAATCCCGACTGGAAAAACATCGTCGACCCCAACGACTAA
- a CDS encoding extracellular solute-binding protein: protein MDGERRRTFKRVSNVVLVFGLLAFLLGWIFENPQKRLYPEREPVYFWHMWTAQWKVIVDDICTSFNESQEVYEVIPLSLPKNAADSKFLLSVVGGEPPDCMAQWHQVVPQFADSDLIQPIDQLMNDDELAFFQSRTYPIAQKIAMYEGRPYCMPLALDVRACYYRLDHLHKAGLLPAGTPEKITTEAEFQRVREALPDTLEELIDWGNRLHVFDEKGRLVRLGFIPQWFRMFAPVFGGGFYDWERNQLTLDTPENLRALTYLVEEQKKIGYDRMQRFASSLTGRHGADWPFAAGKRSITLDGQWRVQQLSKFVPDLAYATSPIPPPATGGKEKAGWVHANFMIIPTGARNPAGAWAFIKFWTGQDNPDRAAEFYTRSGWLPPNPRIAETERYHDYVREHPQFQTFIDILDSPNIDPTPPVPFQLLFFDLVKRVDESAMRGTLTPKQALIELEKNIAEIQERRKETGHEK from the coding sequence ATGGACGGTGAGCGGCGCAGAACCTTCAAACGGGTGAGCAACGTGGTGCTGGTGTTCGGGCTGCTGGCGTTCCTGCTGGGCTGGATTTTCGAGAACCCGCAGAAGCGGCTCTATCCGGAGCGCGAGCCCGTCTATTTCTGGCATATGTGGACGGCGCAGTGGAAGGTGATTGTCGACGATATCTGCACCAGCTTCAACGAGAGCCAGGAGGTCTACGAAGTCATCCCCCTCTCCCTGCCGAAAAACGCGGCCGATTCGAAGTTCCTGCTCTCCGTGGTCGGAGGCGAACCGCCGGACTGCATGGCCCAGTGGCACCAGGTGGTCCCGCAGTTTGCCGACAGCGATCTGATCCAGCCCATCGATCAACTCATGAACGACGACGAGCTGGCCTTTTTCCAAAGCCGCACCTATCCCATTGCCCAGAAAATCGCGATGTACGAAGGACGCCCCTACTGCATGCCGCTCGCGCTGGATGTGCGGGCTTGCTACTACCGGCTCGACCATCTCCACAAGGCCGGCCTCCTCCCGGCCGGAACCCCGGAGAAAATCACCACCGAAGCGGAGTTCCAACGGGTGCGCGAAGCCTTGCCGGACACCCTGGAGGAGCTGATCGACTGGGGCAACCGGCTGCACGTCTTCGATGAAAAAGGCCGGCTGGTCCGGCTGGGGTTCATTCCGCAATGGTTCCGCATGTTCGCCCCGGTTTTCGGTGGAGGATTCTATGACTGGGAGCGGAACCAGCTGACCCTCGACACCCCCGAAAACCTGCGGGCACTGACCTATCTGGTCGAGGAGCAAAAAAAGATTGGCTACGACCGGATGCAGCGCTTCGCGTCTTCGCTCACCGGCCGGCACGGCGCGGACTGGCCCTTTGCCGCCGGCAAGCGTTCCATCACGCTCGACGGCCAATGGCGCGTGCAGCAACTGAGCAAATTTGTGCCAGACCTGGCCTATGCCACCTCCCCCATCCCCCCGCCGGCGACAGGCGGCAAGGAAAAGGCGGGCTGGGTGCACGCCAACTTCATGATCATCCCGACCGGGGCCAGGAATCCCGCAGGCGCCTGGGCCTTCATCAAATTCTGGACGGGGCAGGACAACCCCGACCGCGCGGCGGAATTCTACACCCGCTCCGGCTGGCTCCCGCCCAACCCGCGAATCGCTGAAACCGAACGCTACCACGACTATGTCCGCGAACACCCCCAGTTCCAAACCTTCATCGACATCCTCGACAGCCCGAACATCGACCCCACCCCGCCGGTGCCCTTCCAGCTTCTTTTCTTCGACCTGGTGAAACGGGTGGACGAATCCGCCATGCGCGGAACCCTCACCCCGAAACAGGCGCTCATCGAGCTGGAAAAGAATATTGCCGAAATCCAGGAACGGCGGAAGGAGACCGGGCATGAAAAGTAG
- a CDS encoding sigma-70 family RNA polymerase sigma factor: MAHDFEDPYKEKHLTPEQWEREAYRLWQSAESPEEVKERLEGEHIVRLVAVHFLVLLSRRQQQVVRLYCLDGLTQVEIAEKLGITQQTVQQHLMGKLRNGRLVGGAFRRLRKAIHKEAVAREGRRDPRTRSAFVVNRHLIFHLWVRKSCDQFISRKTTAGATPTIRFAG, encoded by the coding sequence ATGGCACATGACTTTGAAGATCCCTATAAAGAAAAGCATCTTACGCCGGAGCAATGGGAGCGGGAGGCTTATCGGTTGTGGCAATCGGCGGAGTCGCCGGAGGAGGTGAAGGAACGGCTGGAGGGTGAACACATCGTGCGGTTGGTGGCGGTTCATTTTCTGGTGCTTCTTTCCCGCCGCCAGCAACAGGTGGTGCGGCTTTATTGTCTCGATGGTCTCACGCAGGTGGAAATCGCGGAAAAGCTCGGAATCACCCAGCAAACGGTGCAGCAGCATCTAATGGGCAAGCTTCGGAATGGGCGGCTTGTCGGCGGCGCTTTCCGCAGACTGCGCAAGGCGATCCACAAGGAGGCCGTGGCTCGTGAGGGGAGACGCGATCCCCGCACTCGCAGTGCCTTTGTGGTTAACCGCCATTTGATTTTTCACCTTTGGGTGAGGAAATCATGCGACCAATTTATCTCCAGAAAAACCACGGCTGGCGCGACGCCTACAATCCGCTTCGCGGGCTGA
- a CDS encoding alpha/beta hydrolase, with product MAQNEIKLWEGNMPGKGATEAEGLKPDQGDGVIRLTHVSEPTLALYPVNGAAAPAPFIIVCPGGGYNILSMDKEGTEIAEWLNSIGVSAAVLKYRCPKNREGALQDARRAVRMAREKAGEWNLDPARVGMLGFSAGGHLTAACSNSEDRPDFSVLVYPAYLFKKGSIELSEDIHVDADTPPAFVVQTKDDKNHYRSTLAYTAALDAAGVEVECHLFAKGGHGYGMRPSNHPVSQWPKLCETWMREMGFLK from the coding sequence ATGGCACAAAACGAAATCAAGTTGTGGGAGGGCAACATGCCCGGAAAAGGCGCAACGGAGGCCGAAGGCCTCAAGCCCGACCAGGGCGACGGCGTGATCCGCCTGACCCATGTCAGCGAGCCGACGCTGGCTTTGTATCCCGTAAACGGTGCGGCCGCGCCGGCGCCGTTCATCATCGTATGCCCCGGGGGCGGCTACAACATTCTGAGCATGGACAAGGAGGGAACCGAGATCGCCGAATGGCTCAACTCGATCGGCGTGTCCGCCGCCGTGCTGAAATACCGCTGCCCGAAAAACCGCGAAGGCGCCTTGCAGGACGCACGCCGCGCCGTGCGCATGGCCCGCGAAAAAGCGGGCGAGTGGAACCTCGATCCCGCGCGGGTCGGCATGCTCGGGTTTTCGGCCGGCGGGCATCTTACCGCCGCCTGCAGCAATTCGGAAGACCGGCCCGACTTTTCCGTGCTCGTCTATCCGGCCTACCTGTTCAAGAAGGGTTCCATCGAACTCAGCGAAGACATTCATGTGGATGCCGACACCCCGCCGGCTTTCGTGGTGCAAACCAAGGACGACAAGAACCATTATCGCAGCACGCTGGCCTACACCGCCGCGCTCGACGCCGCCGGCGTCGAGGTCGAGTGCCATCTCTTTGCCAAGGGGGGGCACGGCTACGGCATGCGGCCGTCGAACCACCCCGTTTCGCAATGGCCGAAGCTCTGCGAAACCTGGATGCGCGAGATGGGGTTCTTGAAGTAA
- a CDS encoding nucleotidyltransferase family protein, protein MKPTLVIMAAGMGSRYGGLKQMDPLGPHGETLLEYSIHDAIQAGFGKVVFVIRSDFETEFKEQVGSKFADRIEVQYAFQALENLPEGFSVPEGRTKPWGTGQAVLACKDLVNEPFCVQNADDFYGAAAYRTIAEGFQQLADGESCMVGYLLKNTLSPHGSVSRGVCATANGYLTEVVERTHIETTQTGSVRFIENGVAVDMTGDELVSMNFWGFAPAMLNTLEEKFIAFLKEKGGELKSEWYIPNIVTDMMDGGETRVKMLSCDSQWFGVTYPEDRPTVVAALKAMHDAGEYPAKLWD, encoded by the coding sequence ATGAAACCAACACTCGTAATCATGGCCGCCGGCATGGGCAGCCGCTACGGCGGACTGAAACAGATGGATCCGCTCGGGCCCCACGGCGAAACCCTGCTGGAATATTCCATCCACGATGCCATCCAGGCCGGATTCGGCAAAGTGGTCTTTGTGATCCGCTCCGACTTCGAAACCGAGTTCAAGGAACAGGTGGGTAGCAAGTTTGCCGATCGGATCGAGGTTCAATATGCCTTCCAGGCGCTGGAAAACCTTCCGGAAGGATTCAGCGTTCCGGAAGGGCGCACCAAGCCCTGGGGCACCGGACAGGCCGTGCTGGCCTGCAAGGATTTGGTGAACGAACCGTTCTGCGTCCAGAACGCCGACGACTTCTACGGCGCAGCGGCCTACAGAACCATTGCGGAAGGGTTCCAGCAACTGGCGGACGGGGAAAGCTGCATGGTGGGCTATCTCCTGAAAAACACGCTCTCGCCCCATGGCTCGGTTTCGCGCGGCGTTTGCGCAACGGCGAATGGCTATCTGACCGAAGTGGTGGAACGCACGCACATCGAAACCACCCAAACCGGTTCGGTCCGGTTCATTGAAAACGGGGTGGCCGTCGATATGACCGGCGACGAACTTGTGTCGATGAACTTCTGGGGATTCGCACCGGCCATGCTCAACACGCTGGAGGAAAAGTTCATCGCCTTCCTGAAGGAAAAAGGCGGGGAGCTGAAATCGGAATGGTATATCCCGAACATTGTGACCGACATGATGGACGGCGGGGAAACCCGCGTGAAAATGCTGAGCTGCGATAGCCAGTGGTTCGGCGTCACCTACCCCGAAGACCGCCCCACGGTCGTTGCCGCCCTCAAGGCCATGCACGACGCGGGGGAATATCCCGCAAAGCTTTGGGACTAA
- a CDS encoding carbohydrate ABC transporter permease, translated as MKGEAWKGYLFISPWLVGFALLVAVPFVASIYLAFTRYNIISAPEWIGLANYKRLFTEDPLFWKSLVVTLKYAVIAVPLGIVVGVGLALLLNLDIRGIRLYRTVFYLPSIVPTVASCAVFSWVLNPQIGLMNSLLRRVGVEGPAWLTAEPWAFYSLVLMSLWSIGGSMIIYLAGLKNVPAELYEAAVVDGANAWQRTVHITLPMLTPVIFFNLVMGVINAFQYFTQAYIMTQGGPEDSTSFYALYLFKRSWRYLDMGYASAMAWILFVLIMAITGILFKTHKRWVHYGR; from the coding sequence ATGAAAGGAGAGGCATGGAAAGGCTATCTTTTCATCAGCCCCTGGCTGGTTGGATTCGCCCTGCTGGTGGCGGTGCCGTTTGTCGCAAGCATCTATCTCGCCTTCACCCGCTACAACATCATCTCGGCGCCGGAATGGATTGGCCTGGCCAACTACAAGCGGCTTTTCACGGAAGATCCGCTCTTCTGGAAATCGCTGGTCGTAACGCTTAAATATGCCGTGATCGCCGTGCCGCTGGGCATTGTGGTGGGGGTTGGGCTGGCCCTGCTACTGAACCTGGATATCCGGGGCATCCGGCTCTACCGCACGGTGTTCTATCTGCCCTCGATCGTTCCGACGGTGGCTTCGTGCGCGGTGTTCTCGTGGGTACTCAATCCGCAGATCGGACTGATGAACAGCCTGCTGCGCCGGGTCGGGGTGGAGGGGCCGGCCTGGCTGACGGCGGAACCCTGGGCGTTTTATTCGCTGGTGCTCATGTCGCTCTGGTCGATCGGCGGCAGCATGATCATCTACCTTGCCGGATTGAAGAATGTTCCGGCCGAGCTCTACGAAGCCGCCGTGGTGGACGGCGCCAACGCCTGGCAGCGCACGGTGCACATTACGCTGCCGATGCTCACGCCGGTGATTTTCTTCAACCTGGTGATGGGCGTCATCAACGCCTTCCAATACTTCACGCAGGCCTACATCATGACGCAGGGCGGGCCCGAGGATAGCACGAGTTTCTATGCGCTCTACCTGTTCAAACGGTCGTGGCGCTATCTCGATATGGGCTATGCCAGTGCCATGGCCTGGATCCTGTTCGTCCTCATCATGGCCATCACCGGTATCCTGTTCAAAACGCACAAACGATGGGTGCACTATGGACGGTGA
- a CDS encoding sulfatase family protein has product MKPLRSILVLASCMATVAATATAPNFVFFLADDVSQEDIGCYGHPTIQTPNIDRLAGNGLRFDNAYLTISSCSPSRCSMVSGRYPHNTGAPELHTALPEGTVLFPKLLKEAGYHTLLSGKHHMGKWADTGFDLVSKGKGPGKEEDWVQLLQERPKDKPFFCWFASTDAHRDWALNTDAPLYTPDQTVVPPYLVDGPETREDLTGYYHEVSRFDHFIGEVVNELEQQGVLDNTVIIVTADNGRPFPRCKTRLYDSGIKPPFVVHYPNAVKPGTTDSLVSSIDIAPTVFELAGVPKDGRIQGLSFAPVLNDPSATVRDVVFAEHNWHVFKNHERMVRFGDWLYIRNNFPNQQNLCMEASGGGAGAELWAAHKAGTLTDAQQNVFWNPCPEEELYHLAKDPNQLTNVASNPENKPALEKARGLLAQWTELTGDTLPENPTPDRNARPGQPNPEGKHQHLEMPGDATGAQQINHPGPIRES; this is encoded by the coding sequence ATGAAACCACTGCGCTCGATACTCGTCCTCGCCAGCTGCATGGCAACCGTTGCGGCAACGGCGACCGCCCCCAACTTTGTCTTCTTTCTGGCGGACGATGTTTCGCAGGAGGACATCGGTTGCTATGGGCATCCCACCATCCAGACGCCGAACATCGACCGGCTGGCCGGCAACGGGCTTCGGTTCGACAACGCCTACCTGACGATCAGTAGCTGCAGCCCGAGCCGCTGCAGCATGGTGTCCGGCCGCTATCCGCACAACACCGGCGCCCCCGAGCTGCACACCGCGCTCCCGGAGGGAACCGTCCTGTTCCCCAAACTCCTGAAGGAAGCGGGCTACCACACCCTGCTTTCCGGCAAGCACCACATGGGCAAATGGGCCGACACCGGCTTCGATCTCGTCTCCAAGGGCAAGGGTCCGGGCAAGGAGGAGGACTGGGTGCAGCTGCTGCAGGAGCGCCCGAAGGACAAGCCGTTCTTTTGCTGGTTTGCCTCCACCGATGCGCACCGCGACTGGGCGCTCAACACCGATGCACCGCTCTACACCCCCGACCAAACCGTCGTGCCGCCCTATCTGGTGGACGGCCCCGAGACCCGCGAGGATCTGACCGGCTACTACCACGAGGTTAGCCGCTTCGACCATTTTATCGGCGAAGTGGTGAACGAACTCGAACAACAAGGCGTGCTCGACAACACGGTGATCATCGTCACCGCCGACAACGGGCGCCCCTTCCCGCGCTGCAAGACGCGGCTCTACGACTCCGGCATCAAGCCGCCGTTTGTCGTCCACTATCCCAACGCCGTCAAGCCCGGCACGACGGACAGCCTGGTGAGCTCCATCGATATCGCCCCGACGGTGTTTGAACTGGCCGGCGTGCCAAAGGACGGGCGCATCCAGGGCCTCAGCTTTGCGCCCGTTTTGAACGATCCCTCCGCCACCGTTCGCGACGTGGTTTTCGCCGAGCACAACTGGCATGTCTTCAAGAACCACGAGCGCATGGTGCGCTTCGGCGACTGGCTTTACATCCGGAACAATTTCCCGAACCAGCAAAATCTCTGCATGGAAGCCTCCGGAGGTGGGGCCGGCGCAGAGCTTTGGGCGGCGCATAAGGCCGGCACCCTGACCGACGCCCAGCAAAACGTATTCTGGAATCCCTGCCCGGAGGAGGAACTCTACCACCTGGCAAAGGATCCCAACCAGTTGACCAATGTGGCATCCAACCCCGAAAACAAGCCCGCCCTGGAAAAGGCGCGTGGCTTGCTGGCGCAGTGGACGGAACTGACGGGCGATACCCTCCCGGAAAACCCGACACCCGACCGCAATGCCCGCCCCGGGCAACCCAATCCCGAAGGAAAGCACCAGCACCTGGAAATGCCGGGGGACGCCACCGGAGCGCAACAGATCAACCACCCCGGCCCCATACGTGAATCGTAG
- a CDS encoding carbohydrate ABC transporter permease — translation MKSRSPLSMNRRQKAITHVVLAGLCIPFLMPILWMVSTSLKADTEIFPDENEAAITFNLSNMLPEQPQWQNYRAALDTGPFVLYLRNSLLLGTLNVIGAVFSSALVAYGFARLQFPGKNALFILVVATMALPRHVTMIPVFTIFKTLGWYGTLLPLIVPAFFGNPFFIFLLHQFFQTIPRNLTEAATIDGASELRIFSTIMLPLAKPALATCALFQFLATWNDFFGPLLYINNPDHYTVAYGLQQFMGSHDTEWSQLMAVATLFTLPIVILFFRAQKVFIQGISTTGAKG, via the coding sequence ATGAAAAGTAGGTCGCCCCTCTCCATGAACCGCCGGCAAAAGGCGATCACCCACGTCGTGCTGGCGGGGTTGTGCATCCCCTTCCTGATGCCCATCCTCTGGATGGTCTCCACCTCCCTCAAGGCAGACACCGAAATCTTCCCCGATGAAAACGAGGCGGCCATCACGTTCAACCTTTCGAACATGCTGCCCGAGCAACCGCAGTGGCAGAACTACCGCGCCGCGCTCGACACCGGACCATTCGTACTCTACCTGCGCAACTCGCTCTTGCTCGGCACGCTCAACGTGATCGGCGCCGTATTCTCCAGCGCGCTCGTGGCCTATGGCTTCGCGCGGCTGCAATTCCCCGGCAAGAATGCGCTCTTCATTCTCGTGGTCGCCACCATGGCCCTGCCCCGCCACGTCACCATGATTCCCGTCTTCACGATCTTCAAGACGCTGGGCTGGTATGGCACGCTGCTGCCCCTGATCGTACCCGCCTTTTTCGGCAATCCGTTTTTCATTTTCCTGCTGCACCAATTCTTCCAGACCATTCCGCGCAACCTCACCGAAGCCGCCACCATCGATGGGGCCAGCGAGCTCCGCATCTTTTCCACCATCATGCTGCCGCTGGCCAAACCCGCGCTCGCCACCTGTGCCCTGTTCCAATTCCTCGCCACCTGGAACGACTTTTTCGGGCCGCTGCTCTACATCAACAATCCAGACCACTACACGGTGGCCTACGGGCTCCAGCAATTCATGGGCAGCCACGATACGGAATGGTCGCAGCTCATGGCGGTGGCCACCCTCTTCACCCTCCCCATCGTCATCCTGTTCTTCCGCGCCCAGAAGGTCTTCATCCAAGGCATCTCCACCACCGGCGCCAAAGGCTGA
- a CDS encoding arylsulfatase encodes MKTKLLLLLCAALVGSASAKPNVIYILADDLGMGDLGIYGQEKLKTPNIDRIGTEGMRFTDHYSGNTVCSPSRAVLMTGQHPGHVHCRGNGDENAFALDPGMTTLPRLFKNAGYATGAFGKWGLGHTDLEGNPNPMTHGFDRYSGWKSQMIAHTYYPNFIVRNGKAEPLDGKTFVHDLIMQDAFDFISTNAKAGKPFFAYIPTAVPHAAMHAPPELHEKWRKVYPQFDSKIGKYGAGKDDPCPPVTNPIAGFAAMMENLDNQVGTLLDMLKELGIDNNTIVLFASDNGCHHEGGHNPEFWDSNGPLRGIKRDLYEGGIRTPFLVRWPGTVKAGSTSDHLSAFQDILPTMAELTGQPVPGQADGKSIAPLLQGGKQPEHDHLYFEFIRGKSGPYSARALRQGNWKAVQLSVKNQGKQMLPIELYNLETDLGEENNVAAQHPEIVERMARLMDEAHTPLKPAKSK; translated from the coding sequence ATGAAAACCAAACTGCTACTACTTCTATGCGCTGCCCTCGTAGGCTCGGCCAGCGCGAAACCCAACGTAATCTACATCCTGGCCGACGACCTCGGCATGGGGGATTTGGGCATCTATGGCCAGGAAAAGCTGAAGACGCCGAACATCGACCGCATCGGCACCGAGGGCATGCGCTTTACCGACCACTATTCGGGCAACACCGTCTGCTCGCCGTCGCGCGCGGTGCTGATGACCGGCCAGCATCCGGGGCATGTGCACTGCCGCGGCAACGGCGACGAAAACGCGTTTGCGCTCGATCCCGGCATGACCACCCTGCCCCGCCTCTTCAAGAATGCGGGCTATGCCACCGGTGCCTTCGGCAAATGGGGGCTCGGCCATACCGATCTCGAAGGCAACCCGAACCCGATGACCCACGGGTTCGATCGTTACAGCGGCTGGAAAAGCCAGATGATCGCCCACACCTACTATCCCAACTTCATCGTCCGCAACGGCAAGGCCGAACCGCTCGACGGCAAGACCTTCGTGCACGACCTGATCATGCAGGACGCGTTCGACTTCATCTCGACCAACGCCAAGGCGGGCAAGCCCTTCTTCGCCTACATCCCCACCGCCGTGCCGCACGCCGCCATGCACGCGCCGCCGGAGCTGCACGAAAAATGGCGCAAGGTCTATCCGCAGTTCGATTCGAAGATCGGCAAATACGGCGCCGGAAAAGACGACCCGTGCCCGCCGGTCACCAACCCCATCGCCGGTTTCGCGGCGATGATGGAAAACCTCGACAACCAGGTCGGCACATTGCTCGACATGCTCAAGGAGCTGGGCATCGACAACAACACCATCGTCCTGTTCGCCAGCGACAACGGCTGCCACCACGAAGGCGGGCACAATCCGGAATTCTGGGATTCCAACGGCCCCTTGCGCGGCATCAAGCGCGATCTCTACGAAGGCGGCATCCGCACCCCGTTCCTCGTGCGCTGGCCGGGCACGGTCAAGGCCGGCTCGACCAGCGACCACCTCAGCGCCTTCCAGGACATCCTGCCAACCATGGCGGAGCTGACCGGCCAGCCGGTTCCCGGCCAGGCCGACGGTAAATCCATTGCCCCGCTCCTGCAGGGCGGGAAGCAACCGGAACACGACCACCTCTACTTCGAGTTCATCCGCGGCAAGTCCGGCCCATACTCCGCCCGCGCCCTGCGCCAGGGCAACTGGAAGGCGGTTCAGCTCTCGGTGAAAAACCAGGGCAAGCAAATGCTGCCCATCGAGCTCTACAACCTGGAGACCGACCTCGGCGAAGAAAACAATGTGGCCGCCCAGCATCCGGAGATCGTCGAACGGATGGCGCGCTTGATGGACGAAGCGCACACGCCGCTTAAACCGGCAAAATCAAAATAA